The following proteins are co-located in the Planococcus plakortidis genome:
- a CDS encoding YlxQ family RNA-binding protein has product MNKEKILQFLGLATRARKLVTGEELVISEVRRGNAKLVIVAEDASENTRKKLHDKCNSYNVPVRIGASRYEIGHAIGKEARVVLAITDNGFAKKMTHLFDEN; this is encoded by the coding sequence ATGAATAAAGAAAAAATCCTGCAGTTTTTGGGGCTTGCAACACGTGCGCGCAAACTGGTGACCGGCGAAGAGCTCGTCATCAGCGAAGTGCGCCGGGGCAATGCGAAATTAGTCATTGTGGCTGAAGATGCCTCTGAAAACACGAGAAAAAAACTGCACGATAAATGCAATTCCTATAATGTGCCAGTGCGCATAGGCGCTAGCCGCTATGAGATTGGCCATGCTATAGGGAAAGAAGCACGCGTCGTTTTGGCGATTACCGATAACGGTTTTGCCAAGAAAATGACGCACTTGTTTGATGAAAACTAA
- the rnpM gene encoding RNase P modulator RnpM, producing the protein MAMQKKIPLRKCVATGEMHPKKEMIRVVRSKEGEVFVDLTGKKSGRGAYVSKSEDAIELARKKKVLDKQLEVKVPGEIYEELVHAVRREQLKS; encoded by the coding sequence TTGGCTATGCAAAAGAAGATTCCGTTAAGAAAATGCGTCGCGACCGGTGAAATGCATCCCAAAAAGGAAATGATCCGCGTGGTGCGTTCCAAAGAAGGGGAAGTATTCGTCGATCTTACCGGCAAAAAGTCGGGAAGAGGCGCATATGTTTCCAAATCGGAGGATGCCATCGAATTGGCGCGAAAAAAGAAGGTATTGGATAAGCAGCTTGAAGTGAAAGTTCCAGGCGAAATTTATGAAGAACTTGTCCACGCCGTACGCAGAGAGCAGCTGAAATCATGA
- the nusA gene encoding transcription termination factor NusA, whose amino-acid sequence MSSELLDALEVLEKQKGISRDVLIEAIEAALVTAYKRNFNQAQNVRVDLNLDTGTMLVYSRKDVVEEVEDDRLQISLEDAHAINPVYEIGDIVEEEVTPRNFGRIAAQTAKQVVTQRVREAERGLIFEEYVDRADDIVNGIVERMDARNLYVGLGKVEAVLPQTEQMPNESYQPHDRIKVYITKVERTTRGPQVFVSRTHPGLLRRLFENEVPEIYDGIVEIKSIAREAGDRSKISVHATDEEVDPVGSCVGSRGGRVQTIVNELGGEKIDIVEWSEDPVVFVANALSPSKVLDVQVSEDDKSTTVVVPDYQLSLAIGKRGQNARLAAKLTGWKIDIKSETDARELGIYPSAESAAIQSADDEDADGFDFYDEEE is encoded by the coding sequence ATGAGCAGTGAGCTATTGGATGCTTTAGAAGTGTTGGAAAAACAAAAAGGGATTTCACGCGACGTGCTGATCGAAGCGATCGAAGCGGCGCTGGTCACAGCCTATAAGCGCAATTTTAACCAAGCGCAGAACGTCCGTGTCGACTTGAATCTCGATACGGGGACGATGCTTGTCTATTCCCGCAAGGATGTAGTGGAGGAAGTCGAAGACGACCGCTTGCAGATTTCATTGGAAGATGCGCATGCCATCAATCCAGTTTATGAAATCGGCGATATCGTCGAAGAAGAAGTCACGCCCCGCAACTTCGGGCGCATCGCTGCCCAAACAGCGAAGCAAGTGGTCACACAGCGCGTACGCGAAGCCGAGCGCGGCTTGATCTTTGAAGAATATGTCGACCGTGCGGATGATATCGTCAACGGCATTGTCGAACGCATGGATGCCCGCAATCTGTATGTCGGTTTGGGCAAAGTCGAAGCGGTCTTGCCGCAGACGGAACAAATGCCGAATGAAAGCTACCAGCCGCATGACCGCATCAAGGTCTACATCACGAAAGTCGAACGGACGACACGCGGCCCGCAAGTGTTCGTTTCACGGACGCACCCGGGGCTTTTGCGCCGTTTGTTCGAAAACGAAGTGCCTGAAATCTATGACGGCATTGTCGAAATCAAATCGATCGCGCGTGAAGCGGGAGACCGTTCGAAAATCTCGGTACATGCGACCGATGAAGAAGTGGACCCGGTCGGTTCATGTGTCGGTTCACGAGGCGGCCGCGTGCAGACAATCGTCAATGAACTCGGAGGCGAGAAAATCGACATCGTGGAATGGTCGGAAGACCCGGTCGTATTCGTAGCGAACGCCCTGAGCCCATCTAAAGTGTTGGATGTGCAAGTGAGTGAAGACGATAAATCGACGACAGTCGTCGTACCGGATTACCAATTGTCCCTTGCAATCGGCAAACGCGGCCAAAACGCGCGTCTGGCGGCGAAGTTGACAGGGTGGAAGATCGATATCAAGAGTGAAACGGATGCCCGTGAACTAGGGATTTATCCGTCTGCAGAGTCAGCAGCTATTCAATCAGCCGATGACGAAGATGCGGATGGCTTTGATTTTTACGACGAAGAAGAATAA
- the rimP gene encoding ribosome maturation factor RimP: MSKITEQIEAMAQPIIDELELELVDVEFVKEGKNWFLRVYVDNPQEPIDIDQCAIVSERLSEQLDATDPIEQNYFLEVSSPGAERPLKKEKDFEKALGSFIYIKTYEPVEDAKEFEGYLKSFDEEQVEIEIKIKTRRKTISIPRKKIAMIRLAIDFSAS, encoded by the coding sequence ATGAGCAAAATTACAGAACAAATCGAAGCAATGGCACAACCGATCATCGATGAACTGGAACTTGAATTGGTCGATGTCGAGTTTGTGAAAGAAGGTAAGAACTGGTTCTTGCGCGTCTATGTGGACAATCCACAGGAGCCGATCGACATCGACCAATGCGCAATCGTCAGCGAACGCTTGAGCGAACAGCTCGACGCAACCGACCCGATCGAGCAGAACTATTTCCTCGAAGTATCTTCACCGGGTGCTGAGCGCCCATTGAAGAAAGAAAAGGATTTCGAAAAAGCTTTGGGGAGTTTCATCTACATCAAAACGTATGAGCCGGTGGAAGACGCCAAAGAATTCGAAGGATATTTGAAGTCATTTGATGAAGAACAAGTGGAGATCGAGATCAAAATCAAGACCCGCAGAAAAACCATCAGCATCCCGAGAAAGAAAATTGCCATGATCCGTCTGGCGATCGATTTTTCTGCAAGCTGA
- a CDS encoding PolC-type DNA polymerase III, with the protein MINEQDAKMRFKLLLQHLELTDDVHMPYFEGAELTRMTVHKKDRAWRFIVKLKQVLPLELFITFRERLHTKFSSIASVQIYIETPAQQTDGDQVAAYWRHVVDELADMAPPLRERLLAQAPVWNGNKLIVDCCHEHEMMALKSKYTEKLGQVFQQFGFPAFSIDFQLSAEDQQEARAAFMEERKAEEEAMAKRAVADMKKRETERKENGAPSGPFQMGAAIKPDEPIVEIRSIVDEERRVTIEGFVFDVEVRELRSGRSLLTVKMTDYTDSILVKMFSRDKEDAELMAQAKKGMWLRARGSIQTDTFVRDLVMMSNDMVEINPAVRKDTAEVKRAELHLHTPMSQMDAVSSVESLVAQAAKWGHPAIAVTDHAGVQAFPDAYAASQKHGIKAIFGLEANLVDDGVPIAYEERHALLEEETFVVFDLETTGLSAVYDTIIELAAVKIKGGQIIDKFERFANPHHPLSATTIDLTGITDDMVRNAPEVEEVIREYHEWAGDHIMVAHNASFDMGFLYVAYKKYGIDKTHATIDTLELARMLHPEMKNHRLNTLAKKFNIELTQHHRAIYDTEATAYLLTHLLKEADDKGILYHDQLNDYVGTGDSYKRSRPTHCTLLAKDQEGLKNLFKLVSASHINYFYRVPRIPRSLLQRHRKGLLVGSGCDKGEVFEAVMQKSMEEVERTAQFYDYLEVHPKEVYQPLIDREMIRDEWNLEDIIRKLVKVSRKLDKPLVATGNVHYLDETDAIFRQVLIGSQGGANPLNRSTLPKVHFRTTNEMLDAFDFLGEETAREIVVDNSLKVADMIDVVKPIKDELYTPKIEGADEEVRELSYTMARSIYGDELPEIVEARIEKELKSIIGHGFAVIYLISHKLVKKSLDDGYLVGSRGSVGSSLVATLTEITEVNPLPPHYVCRKCKKSEFFDDGSVGSGFDLKDKDCPDCGIPYKKDGQDIPFETFLGFKGDKVPDIDLNFSGEYQPQAHNYTKVLFGEDNVYRAGTIGTVAEKTAYGYVRGYANDRDMTIRGAEIDRLVQGCSGVKRSTGQHPGGIIVVPDYMDIYDFSPIQFPADAQDSEWKTTHFDFHSIHDNLLKLDILGHDDPTVIRMLQDLSGIDPKTIPTDDPEVMKIFAGPESLGVTKEQIGCKTGTLGIPEFGTRFVRQMLEDTKPTTFSELVQISGLSHGTDVWLGNAQELIHNGTCQLSDVIGCRDDIMVYLIYQGLESSLAFKIMESVRKGKGLTPEMEAAMKEKAVPNWYIESCKKIKYMFPKAHAAAYVLMAVRIAYFKVHFPVLYYAAYFTVRAEDFDVNAMAKGSQSIRAKVDEINSKGLEASTKEKNLLTVMELALEMVERGYSFQKVDLYKSSADEFLIEGNTLIPPFNAIPGLGTNAAKSIVAARAEGEFLSKEDLQQRGRVSKTIIEYMDDHGCLEGMPDANQLSLF; encoded by the coding sequence ATGATAAATGAGCAAGACGCCAAAATGAGATTTAAATTGCTGCTGCAGCATCTGGAGCTAACCGATGATGTACATATGCCATATTTTGAAGGGGCGGAATTGACGCGTATGACGGTCCATAAAAAAGACCGGGCATGGCGCTTTATCGTCAAACTCAAGCAAGTGTTGCCGTTGGAATTATTCATTACGTTCCGCGAACGCCTGCACACCAAGTTTTCTTCGATTGCAAGCGTTCAAATATATATCGAAACGCCCGCGCAACAAACAGACGGGGATCAAGTTGCCGCTTATTGGCGGCATGTCGTCGACGAATTGGCGGATATGGCCCCGCCGTTAAGGGAACGGCTATTGGCTCAAGCGCCTGTGTGGAATGGCAATAAATTGATCGTCGACTGCTGCCATGAACATGAAATGATGGCTTTGAAGTCGAAGTACACGGAGAAGCTGGGACAGGTTTTCCAGCAATTCGGGTTCCCGGCGTTTTCAATCGATTTTCAGCTATCGGCTGAAGACCAGCAGGAAGCGCGCGCCGCATTCATGGAAGAACGCAAAGCCGAAGAGGAAGCGATGGCCAAAAGGGCTGTCGCGGATATGAAGAAACGCGAGACCGAACGCAAAGAAAATGGCGCGCCATCAGGACCGTTCCAGATGGGTGCCGCCATCAAGCCGGATGAGCCGATTGTCGAAATCCGTTCGATCGTCGACGAAGAACGCCGCGTGACGATCGAAGGCTTCGTTTTCGATGTCGAAGTCCGCGAGCTGCGCAGCGGCCGTTCATTATTGACCGTCAAGATGACAGATTACACGGATTCGATTCTCGTCAAAATGTTCTCGCGCGACAAAGAAGACGCCGAGCTCATGGCCCAGGCGAAAAAAGGCATGTGGCTGAGAGCGAGAGGCTCCATCCAAACCGATACATTCGTCAGGGATCTCGTCATGATGTCGAATGACATGGTCGAAATCAATCCTGCTGTACGCAAGGATACCGCCGAAGTCAAACGGGCGGAATTGCATCTGCACACGCCGATGAGCCAGATGGACGCTGTGTCTTCTGTCGAGTCCTTGGTCGCCCAAGCGGCGAAATGGGGGCATCCGGCCATTGCGGTGACAGACCATGCAGGCGTCCAGGCATTTCCGGACGCATATGCCGCAAGCCAAAAGCACGGGATCAAGGCGATATTCGGACTGGAAGCGAATTTGGTCGATGACGGCGTACCGATTGCCTACGAAGAACGCCATGCCTTGCTCGAAGAAGAAACTTTCGTCGTCTTTGACTTGGAGACGACCGGACTATCTGCCGTTTACGACACGATCATCGAACTGGCAGCGGTCAAGATCAAGGGCGGCCAGATCATCGATAAATTCGAGCGTTTCGCCAACCCGCACCATCCTTTGTCGGCGACGACGATCGACTTGACGGGCATCACGGATGATATGGTCCGGAACGCGCCCGAAGTCGAGGAGGTCATCCGTGAATACCACGAATGGGCAGGCGACCACATCATGGTCGCCCATAACGCATCATTCGATATGGGCTTCCTGTATGTTGCCTACAAGAAATACGGCATCGATAAAACGCATGCCACGATCGATACATTGGAACTTGCCCGCATGCTTCACCCGGAAATGAAAAACCACCGGTTGAATACGCTGGCGAAAAAATTCAATATCGAATTGACGCAGCATCACCGCGCTATTTACGATACGGAAGCAACCGCGTATCTTTTGACGCATCTACTGAAAGAAGCGGACGATAAAGGCATCCTTTACCACGATCAATTGAATGATTACGTCGGGACGGGGGATTCCTATAAACGTTCACGACCGACGCATTGCACGCTTTTGGCAAAAGACCAGGAAGGCTTGAAAAACCTGTTCAAGCTCGTTTCAGCTTCGCATATCAATTATTTCTACCGCGTCCCGCGCATCCCGCGTTCGCTGCTTCAACGCCACCGTAAAGGCCTGCTCGTCGGTTCGGGCTGCGATAAAGGCGAAGTTTTCGAAGCGGTCATGCAAAAATCGATGGAAGAAGTGGAGCGCACCGCACAGTTCTATGATTATTTGGAAGTGCATCCCAAGGAAGTGTATCAACCCTTGATCGACCGGGAAATGATCCGTGATGAATGGAACTTGGAAGACATCATCCGCAAGCTGGTCAAAGTGAGCCGCAAGCTCGACAAGCCGTTGGTCGCGACGGGGAATGTCCATTACCTTGATGAAACGGATGCCATCTTCCGTCAAGTGCTGATCGGTTCGCAAGGCGGTGCGAACCCGCTGAACCGTTCGACATTGCCGAAAGTGCATTTCCGGACGACCAATGAAATGCTCGATGCGTTCGATTTTCTCGGGGAAGAGACAGCGCGTGAGATCGTTGTCGATAATTCCCTTAAGGTTGCGGATATGATCGATGTCGTCAAGCCGATCAAAGATGAATTGTACACGCCGAAAATTGAAGGCGCGGACGAGGAGGTCCGTGAACTCAGCTATACGATGGCGCGTTCGATTTACGGGGATGAGTTGCCGGAAATCGTTGAGGCACGGATCGAGAAGGAATTGAAGTCGATCATCGGCCATGGCTTTGCGGTCATCTATTTGATATCGCATAAACTGGTGAAAAAATCCCTTGATGATGGCTATCTCGTCGGTTCGCGCGGATCTGTCGGATCCTCGCTTGTCGCTACGCTGACCGAGATCACGGAAGTCAACCCGCTGCCGCCTCATTATGTGTGCCGGAAATGCAAGAAATCCGAATTCTTCGATGACGGCTCTGTCGGTTCCGGTTTTGACTTGAAAGATAAGGATTGCCCGGATTGCGGGATTCCGTATAAAAAAGACGGGCAGGACATCCCGTTTGAAACCTTCCTTGGATTTAAAGGCGATAAAGTACCCGATATCGATTTGAACTTCAGTGGCGAATACCAGCCGCAAGCGCATAATTACACGAAAGTGCTGTTCGGCGAAGACAATGTCTACCGGGCAGGCACGATCGGCACCGTAGCCGAGAAAACGGCGTATGGGTACGTGCGCGGATACGCCAATGACCGGGATATGACCATACGCGGCGCGGAAATCGACCGCTTGGTGCAGGGCTGTTCCGGCGTCAAGCGCAGCACGGGGCAGCACCCGGGCGGGATCATCGTTGTGCCGGATTATATGGACATCTATGATTTCTCGCCGATCCAGTTCCCTGCGGACGCACAGGATTCCGAATGGAAGACGACGCATTTCGACTTCCACTCGATCCATGATAATTTACTGAAGCTTGATATTCTCGGGCACGATGACCCGACGGTGATCCGCATGCTGCAGGATCTGTCCGGCATTGACCCGAAAACGATCCCGACGGATGACCCGGAAGTGATGAAGATTTTCGCAGGGCCTGAATCGCTCGGCGTCACGAAAGAGCAGATCGGCTGCAAAACCGGGACGCTTGGCATTCCGGAGTTCGGGACGCGTTTCGTCCGCCAAATGCTCGAAGATACGAAACCGACGACGTTTTCGGAACTCGTGCAGATTTCCGGATTGTCACACGGTACGGATGTGTGGCTCGGCAATGCCCAGGAATTGATCCACAATGGCACATGCCAGCTGTCGGACGTCATCGGTTGCCGGGATGATATCATGGTCTACTTGATCTATCAGGGGCTTGAATCATCACTAGCGTTCAAGATCATGGAATCGGTACGGAAAGGGAAAGGCTTGACGCCGGAGATGGAAGCGGCGATGAAAGAGAAAGCCGTACCGAACTGGTATATCGAATCCTGCAAAAAGATCAAGTACATGTTCCCGAAAGCGCACGCTGCCGCTTATGTATTGATGGCGGTGCGCATCGCTTACTTCAAAGTGCATTTTCCGGTCCTTTATTACGCAGCATATTTCACGGTACGGGCAGAAGATTTCGATGTCAATGCCATGGCGAAAGGGTCCCAGTCGATCCGTGCCAAAGTGGATGAAATCAATTCCAAAGGACTGGAAGCCTCGACGAAAGAAAAGAACTTGCTGACGGTCATGGAGCTGGCGCTAGAGATGGTCGAGCGCGGCTATTCATTCCAGAAAGTCGATTTGTATAAATCTTCCGCAGATGAATTCCTGATCGAAGGCAATACCTTGATTCCGCCGTTCAACGCCATTCCAGGGCTTGGCACGAACGCTGCGAAGTCGATCGTCGCAGCGAGAGCGGAAGGCGAGTTCCTGTCGAAGGAAGATTTGCAGCAGCGCGGCCGCGTTTCAAAAACGATCATCGAGTACATGGATGACCACGGTTGCCTGGAAGGGATGCCTGATGCCAATCAGCTGTCCTTGTTCTAG
- a CDS encoding proline--tRNA ligase, with product MRQTLSFIPTLRETPADAEVKSHQLLLRAGFIRQNTSGIYSFLPLGKRVLHKVEKIIREEMEAINSVEVFMPALQQAELWQETGRWYSYGDELMRLKDRNDREFALGATHEEIITSLLRDEIKSYKKLPLTLYQIQSKFRDEKRPRFGLLRGREFLMKDAYSFHATPESLDKTYDDMMQAYSNIFSRLGLNFRAVIADSGAIGGKDNHEFMVLSDIGEDTIAYSDSSPYAANIEMAAVNVDYPKSDEQAHPIEKVATPDQKTIVQVADFLGTTPENCIKTLVFKADDELIVVLSRGDHEVNDVKVKHISGAKLIDMATPEDVREMLSCDIGSIGPVGLPEGVRVFADNAVKSIVNGVTGANEDGVHLKNVTPDEDFTVEAYGDLRFVKEGDPSPDGNGTIQFAKGIEVGHIFKLGTTYSEPMKATFLNDQGKAMPYIMGCYGIGVSRIVAAVAEQFQDDSGFTWPTAVAPYEIHVVPVNVKDDVQRETGEEIYEQLKAQGFEVLLDDRKERAGVKFADADLIGLPIRITVGKRAAEGILEVKIRETDETVEWHKDEVLDKVREFFKK from the coding sequence ATGAGACAAACATTAAGCTTTATCCCGACGTTACGGGAAACTCCAGCCGATGCTGAAGTGAAATCGCATCAATTATTGCTGCGCGCAGGATTCATCCGCCAGAATACAAGCGGGATCTATTCATTCCTGCCGCTTGGCAAACGTGTATTGCACAAGGTCGAGAAAATCATCCGCGAGGAAATGGAAGCGATCAATAGCGTGGAAGTATTCATGCCCGCCCTTCAACAGGCTGAACTTTGGCAGGAGACGGGGCGCTGGTATTCCTACGGCGATGAATTGATGCGTTTAAAAGACCGCAACGACCGTGAGTTCGCGCTAGGCGCGACGCATGAAGAAATCATCACGAGCCTGTTGCGAGACGAAATCAAGTCCTATAAGAAATTGCCGCTCACTTTGTACCAGATCCAATCGAAGTTCCGCGATGAAAAACGCCCACGCTTTGGGTTGTTGCGCGGCCGTGAATTCCTGATGAAAGATGCGTATTCCTTCCACGCGACGCCAGAGAGCCTGGATAAAACTTACGATGATATGATGCAAGCCTATAGCAATATTTTCAGCCGCCTCGGATTGAACTTCCGTGCCGTCATCGCGGATTCAGGCGCAATCGGTGGCAAGGACAACCATGAATTCATGGTGCTGTCGGACATCGGGGAAGACACGATTGCGTATTCGGACAGTTCGCCATACGCAGCGAATATTGAAATGGCCGCCGTAAATGTGGATTATCCTAAATCCGATGAACAAGCGCATCCAATCGAAAAAGTTGCGACGCCTGATCAGAAGACCATTGTACAAGTGGCAGATTTCCTCGGCACGACGCCTGAAAACTGCATTAAAACGCTTGTGTTTAAAGCGGACGACGAACTTATCGTCGTGTTATCACGCGGCGACCATGAAGTGAACGACGTAAAAGTCAAGCATATTTCAGGCGCTAAGCTGATCGATATGGCGACTCCAGAAGACGTGCGTGAAATGCTGTCCTGCGATATCGGCTCGATCGGTCCGGTTGGTTTGCCTGAAGGCGTCCGCGTATTTGCGGACAACGCCGTCAAATCGATCGTCAACGGCGTCACTGGCGCCAATGAAGACGGCGTCCATTTGAAAAACGTTACGCCTGATGAAGATTTCACGGTAGAAGCATATGGAGATCTGCGTTTTGTGAAAGAAGGCGACCCATCGCCTGATGGAAACGGCACGATCCAATTTGCTAAAGGAATCGAAGTCGGCCACATCTTCAAGCTCGGCACGACTTATAGCGAACCGATGAAAGCGACTTTCCTCAATGACCAGGGCAAAGCGATGCCTTATATCATGGGCTGCTACGGCATCGGGGTTTCACGCATTGTCGCAGCTGTCGCTGAACAATTCCAGGACGATTCGGGCTTCACTTGGCCGACTGCAGTTGCGCCATATGAAATCCATGTCGTGCCGGTCAACGTCAAAGACGATGTGCAACGCGAAACCGGCGAAGAAATTTACGAGCAATTGAAAGCGCAAGGATTCGAAGTGCTGCTCGATGACCGCAAAGAGCGCGCCGGCGTAAAATTCGCTGATGCCGATTTGATTGGCTTGCCGATCCGCATCACTGTCGGCAAGCGTGCCGCTGAAGGAATCCTGGAAGTGAAAATTCGCGAAACCGACGAAACGGTCGAATGGCATAAAGATGAAGTGCTCGACAAGGTGCGCGAATTCTTTAAGAAATGA
- the rseP gene encoding RIP metalloprotease RseP → METVLAFIIIFGALVFFHELGHFLFAKRAGILVREFAIGMGPKILGITRGETLYTVRLLPIGGYVRMAGEEMDAIHLQAGHRIGLLLDDQGLAKKVILNQKRVYPDILFLEVEQADLEKELYIKGYDEDEQLVNIKVARDAVVEENGRETILAPYDRTFDAKNLPNRFMTIFAGPFFNFILAFFIFTAIGMMQGVPTFEPVISEVTEDSPAEQAGMQDGDLVTEIEGQPISTWDELVESVQDSAGTPLDFQVERDGEPLSFTITPELSEQSAEQVGVIGVLYQSPVEKDFFGSFAYGAEQTVFWFKEIFRLLGMLVTGQFTIDALSGPVGIYKTTEEVAQYGIFTLMSWAGMLSINLGIMNLLPLPALDGGRLMFFFLEALRGKPVDKQKEGMVHFVGIMLLMLLMIVVTWNDIQRFFF, encoded by the coding sequence ATGGAGACAGTATTAGCGTTCATCATCATTTTCGGCGCATTAGTGTTTTTCCACGAACTGGGCCATTTCCTGTTCGCTAAGCGGGCTGGGATTCTTGTTCGTGAATTCGCTATCGGGATGGGCCCTAAGATCTTGGGCATCACGCGAGGCGAGACGCTGTATACGGTCAGGTTGCTGCCGATCGGCGGTTATGTCCGCATGGCGGGCGAAGAGATGGATGCCATCCACTTGCAGGCAGGCCACCGCATCGGATTGCTATTGGATGATCAGGGACTGGCGAAAAAAGTCATTCTCAACCAAAAGCGTGTCTATCCCGATATCCTGTTTCTGGAAGTGGAACAAGCAGATCTCGAAAAAGAGTTATATATCAAGGGGTATGACGAAGACGAACAATTGGTGAATATCAAAGTAGCCCGGGATGCAGTAGTGGAAGAAAACGGCCGTGAAACGATTTTGGCGCCTTATGACCGCACGTTCGATGCGAAAAATTTGCCGAACCGTTTCATGACGATTTTTGCCGGGCCGTTCTTCAACTTCATCCTGGCCTTTTTCATCTTTACGGCAATCGGCATGATGCAAGGAGTACCGACTTTTGAGCCGGTCATTTCCGAAGTGACAGAAGACAGCCCTGCTGAACAGGCCGGCATGCAAGACGGTGATTTGGTGACAGAAATCGAAGGCCAACCGATTAGCACATGGGACGAGTTGGTGGAATCTGTTCAAGATAGCGCAGGAACGCCGCTTGATTTCCAAGTGGAGCGTGACGGGGAACCTTTGAGTTTCACGATCACGCCTGAATTGTCCGAGCAATCGGCAGAACAAGTGGGTGTCATCGGCGTCTTGTACCAAAGCCCTGTGGAAAAAGACTTTTTCGGGTCATTCGCCTATGGCGCTGAGCAGACAGTCTTTTGGTTTAAAGAGATATTCCGCTTGCTCGGCATGCTCGTGACGGGCCAATTCACTATCGATGCGCTCTCCGGGCCAGTCGGCATTTATAAAACAACTGAAGAAGTCGCCCAGTACGGCATCTTTACGCTTATGAGCTGGGCTGGCATGCTCAGCATCAACTTGGGGATCATGAACCTTTTGCCGCTGCCAGCGCTTGATGGGGGCCGCCTCATGTTCTTCTTCCTCGAAGCGTTAAGAGGCAAGCCGGTCGATAAGCAGAAAGAAGGGATGGTCCATTTTGTCGGGATCATGCTGTTGATGCTCTTGATGATAGTCGTCACATGGAACGACATTCAGCGATTCTTCTTTTAA
- the dxr gene encoding 1-deoxy-D-xylulose-5-phosphate reductoisomerase: MKKVILLGATGSIGVQTADIIREHPEEFTLAGFSAGRNMEVTRKLIQEFRPEIVCVQLAEDAQQLQQEFEGVQFVHGSKGLIDAATYDADVLVNAVIGSVGLEPTLEAIKLGRTIAIANKETLVTAGHLVMQSAKKYGADILPVDSEHSALFQALNGEKIEQASRLILTASGGSFRDRTRDELADVTVEDALNHPNWSMGSKITIDSATMLNKGLEVIEAHVLFDFAYDDIDVLLHRESIIHSMVEFQDTSVMAQLGTPDMRVPIQYALSYPDRLPRPAAKRLDLAEISQLNFKAMDYERFRALKLAFDAGREGGTMTTVLNAANEQAVAMFLNRQIGFLQIEEFIERAMLEHKTIASPDLETILAADSETRKTVENMLK, from the coding sequence ATGAAAAAAGTCATACTACTCGGCGCGACAGGCTCAATTGGCGTCCAAACGGCGGATATCATCCGTGAACATCCCGAAGAGTTTACGCTGGCCGGTTTTTCTGCCGGCAGGAACATGGAAGTTACGCGAAAGCTGATTCAGGAGTTCCGGCCGGAAATCGTTTGCGTCCAACTCGCGGAAGACGCGCAGCAGCTACAGCAGGAATTCGAAGGCGTTCAATTCGTCCATGGCAGCAAAGGCTTGATCGATGCAGCGACCTATGACGCGGATGTTTTGGTCAATGCCGTGATCGGCAGCGTTGGGCTAGAGCCAACCTTGGAAGCGATCAAGCTTGGCCGCACGATTGCCATCGCCAATAAAGAAACATTGGTGACAGCAGGCCATTTGGTCATGCAAAGCGCCAAAAAATACGGCGCCGACATCCTGCCGGTGGACAGTGAGCATTCGGCTCTGTTCCAGGCGCTCAACGGCGAAAAGATCGAACAGGCAAGCCGGTTGATCCTGACAGCTTCAGGCGGCAGCTTCCGTGATAGAACGCGCGATGAACTTGCCGATGTCACGGTAGAAGATGCCCTGAACCACCCGAACTGGTCGATGGGATCCAAAATCACGATCGATTCCGCGACGATGTTGAATAAAGGTTTGGAAGTAATCGAAGCACATGTCTTGTTCGATTTCGCCTATGACGATATCGATGTGCTTTTGCACCGCGAGAGCATCATCCATTCTATGGTCGAATTCCAGGATACGAGCGTCATGGCGCAGCTCGGGACGCCTGATATGCGGGTGCCGATCCAATATGCGTTGTCCTATCCCGATCGCCTTCCGCGCCCGGCTGCCAAACGGCTGGACCTGGCGGAAATCTCCCAGCTCAACTTCAAAGCGATGGATTACGAGCGGTTCCGTGCATTGAAACTCGCATTCGATGCCGGGCGGGAAGGCGGGACGATGACGACCGTCTTGAACGCTGCCAACGAGCAAGCGGTCGCAATGTTCTTGAACCGCCAAATCGGCTTTTTACAGATCGAGGAATTTATTGAGCGGGCGATGCTTGAGCATAAGACAATCGCTTCACCTGATCTCGAGACGATACTCGCGGCAGATTCTGAAACGAGAAAAACCGTGGAAAACATGCTAAAATAG